In the genome of Bradyrhizobium sp. CIAT3101, one region contains:
- the pdxH gene encoding pyridoxamine 5'-phosphate oxidase yields MTDTTSMKHQTPLTSGDFTAADEPFALFEAWLNEAIKSEPNDPNAMALATVDPDGLPDVRMVLMKGFDTEGFVFYSHIASQKGRELAANPKAALLFHWKSLRRQVRIRGNVTPVTDAEADAYFATRPKQAQIGAWASKQSQELESRFAFEQAIAKVAAKHVIGNVPRPPGWSGWRITPSRIEFWHDRPFRLHDRIEFRRDAAGQPWSKTRMYP; encoded by the coding sequence ATGACCGACACGACCTCGATGAAACACCAGACACCCTTAACATCCGGTGATTTCACCGCCGCCGACGAGCCATTTGCGCTGTTCGAGGCCTGGCTGAACGAGGCAATCAAGAGCGAGCCGAACGATCCGAACGCCATGGCGCTCGCAACCGTCGATCCCGACGGCCTGCCTGACGTGCGCATGGTGCTGATGAAGGGCTTCGATACCGAAGGTTTTGTTTTCTACAGTCACATCGCGAGCCAGAAAGGCCGCGAACTCGCCGCAAATCCTAAGGCAGCGTTACTTTTTCACTGGAAGTCGCTGCGCCGTCAGGTCCGCATCCGCGGCAACGTGACGCCGGTGACCGATGCCGAGGCCGACGCCTATTTCGCGACGCGACCGAAGCAGGCGCAGATCGGCGCCTGGGCGAGCAAGCAGTCGCAAGAGCTCGAGAGCCGCTTCGCCTTCGAGCAGGCCATCGCAAAGGTCGCGGCCAAGCATGTCATCGGCAACGTGCCGCGGCCGCCCGGCTGGAGCGGCTGGCGCATCACGCCTTCGCGCATCGAGTTCTGGCACGACCGCCCATTCCGCCTGCACGACCGCATCGAATTTCGCCGTGACGCGGCCGGCCAGCCGTGGTCCAAGACGCGGATGTACCCCTAA
- a CDS encoding DUF1499 domain-containing protein produces the protein MARRFSAPYQSEPVSSLATWARNLAVFAVVAVVVSIIIVRFDFLEMKPALATFFGGLAIAALSILFGLAGFAAIWQNGSRGMARILLAFLIDGAILAYPAYQALLYRKLPPIHDITTDPIDPPRFDALSRLRTGDGTNTAVYAGLYSAEQQRHFYPDIEPIELEIPVDRAYAIARQLVIKRKWTVIDEREPQPPRRMGRIEAVARTPIMGFREDISIRVVPDGDDSRVDIRSASRYFESDLGSNAARVTKFIDDLNTAADADALKPVKKTPVAPPKAPAKTVKK, from the coding sequence ATGGCCCGCAGGTTTTCCGCTCCCTATCAGTCGGAGCCCGTGTCCAGCCTCGCGACCTGGGCGCGCAATCTGGCCGTGTTCGCGGTGGTGGCCGTGGTGGTGTCGATCATCATCGTCCGCTTCGACTTTTTGGAGATGAAGCCGGCGCTGGCCACGTTCTTCGGCGGGCTCGCGATTGCCGCCCTGTCCATCCTGTTCGGCCTCGCCGGCTTTGCCGCGATCTGGCAGAACGGCTCGCGCGGCATGGCGCGTATCCTGCTCGCCTTCCTGATCGACGGGGCGATCCTCGCCTATCCCGCGTATCAAGCCCTGCTGTACCGCAAGCTGCCGCCGATCCACGACATCACCACCGACCCGATCGACCCGCCGCGCTTCGACGCGCTGTCGCGCCTGCGCACGGGCGACGGCACCAACACCGCCGTTTATGCCGGCCTCTATTCGGCCGAGCAGCAGCGCCACTTCTATCCCGACATCGAGCCGATCGAGCTCGAGATCCCCGTCGACCGCGCCTATGCGATCGCACGCCAGCTCGTCATCAAGCGCAAATGGACCGTCATCGACGAACGCGAGCCGCAGCCGCCGCGCCGCATGGGCCGCATCGAGGCGGTGGCGCGCACGCCGATCATGGGGTTTCGCGAGGACATCTCGATCAGGGTCGTGCCTGACGGCGACGATTCCCGCGTCGATATCCGCTCCGCCTCGCGTTATTTCGAGAGCGACCTCGGCAGCAACGCCGCGCGCGTGACGAAATTCATCGACGACCTCAACACCGCAGCCGATGCGGACGCGCTGAAGCCGGTGAAGAAGACCCCGGTCGCGCCACCGAAGGCGCCGGCGAAGACGGTGAAGAAGTGA
- a CDS encoding SDR family oxidoreductase, with protein sequence MPHSSNAPRRTLLLTGASRGIGHATVIRFSSAGWRVITCSRHPFPEDCPWDAGPEDHIQVDLGDPQDTARAISEIRNRLEGGMLHALVNNAAISPKGPGGARLGSVDTELDTWTHVFHVNFFAPIMIARGLIEELKAAKGSVVNVTSIAGSRVHPFAGAAYATSKAALAALTREMASDFGRVGVRVNAIAPGEIDTSILSPGTEKIVDQQIPMHRLGTPDEVAKIIYVLCTDTSSYVNGAEIHINGGQHV encoded by the coding sequence ATGCCGCATTCGTCCAATGCGCCGCGCCGCACGCTGCTCCTGACCGGAGCAAGCCGCGGTATCGGCCACGCCACCGTGATCCGCTTCTCGTCGGCGGGATGGCGCGTCATCACCTGCTCGCGGCATCCCTTCCCGGAGGATTGTCCGTGGGACGCAGGCCCCGAGGATCACATCCAGGTCGACCTCGGCGATCCCCAGGACACCGCGCGCGCGATCTCCGAAATCCGCAATCGCCTCGAAGGCGGCATGCTGCACGCGCTGGTCAACAACGCCGCAATCTCGCCGAAAGGTCCCGGCGGCGCCCGGCTCGGCTCGGTCGACACCGAGCTCGACACCTGGACGCACGTCTTCCACGTCAACTTCTTCGCCCCGATCATGATCGCGCGCGGCTTGATCGAGGAACTGAAGGCGGCCAAGGGCTCGGTCGTGAACGTCACCTCGATCGCGGGCTCGCGCGTGCATCCCTTCGCGGGTGCGGCCTACGCCACCTCGAAAGCGGCGCTTGCCGCGCTGACGCGCGAGATGGCGTCCGACTTCGGCCGCGTCGGCGTGCGCGTCAACGCGATCGCACCGGGCGAGATCGACACCTCGATCCTGTCGCCGGGCACCGAGAAGATCGTCGATCAACAGATTCCGATGCACCGCCTCGGCACGCCTGACGAGGTCGCCAAGATCATCTACGTGCTGTGCACGGACACCAGTTCTTACGTCAACGGCGCCGAGATCCACATCAACGGCGGCCAGCACGTCTAG
- a CDS encoding class I SAM-dependent methyltransferase: MGRFASTASTYEHLRPPYPGEFFRSVAHKLGLSERCALIDLGTGPGLLALGFARHVGRIVGVDPEPAMLEAARQAAARAGQALTLIEGKAETLGPDIGTFDIVTIGRALHWMDRDATLARLDRLVADDGAILICASFSVTDGRNPWLDGYNEIRRRWSPAKLWDEAGKGTRTHRDLPAFFRGSAFAPTELVTVETSHTVSMQDLAQRTLTYSSSSPEALGDNVEAMLRDAESHLAAFSRDGAIAETIVSTAQIVKR; this comes from the coding sequence ATGGGCCGGTTTGCGAGCACGGCATCAACTTACGAGCATTTGCGGCCGCCCTACCCCGGCGAGTTCTTCCGCAGCGTGGCGCACAAGCTCGGCCTCTCCGAACGATGCGCCTTGATTGATCTGGGCACCGGCCCCGGGCTGCTCGCACTCGGCTTTGCGCGCCATGTCGGCCGTATCGTCGGCGTCGACCCCGAACCCGCGATGCTCGAGGCTGCACGACAGGCGGCAGCGCGTGCAGGCCAAGCGCTCACGCTGATCGAAGGCAAAGCCGAGACACTTGGCCCCGACATCGGCACGTTCGACATCGTCACGATCGGCCGCGCGCTGCATTGGATGGATCGCGATGCGACGCTCGCGCGGCTCGACAGACTGGTCGCAGACGACGGCGCGATCCTGATCTGCGCCTCATTCTCGGTCACCGACGGCCGCAATCCATGGCTTGATGGCTACAACGAGATCCGCCGCCGCTGGTCACCCGCAAAGCTCTGGGACGAAGCCGGCAAGGGCACGCGGACCCATCGCGACCTTCCCGCATTCTTCCGCGGCAGCGCCTTTGCGCCCACCGAGCTCGTCACGGTCGAGACCAGCCACACGGTCAGCATGCAGGACCTGGCGCAACGCACCCTCACCTACTCGTCGTCCTCACCGGAAGCGTTGGGCGACAATGTCGAGGCGATGTTGCGGGATGCCGAGAGCCATCTGGCAGCGTTCAGCCGCGATGGCGCAATCGCCGAGACCATCGTCTCGACGGCGCAGATCGTGAAGCGCTAG
- a CDS encoding MBL fold metallo-hydrolase: protein MSDNDDVPFNRNFPLHPGVVEEVRPGVRRVLCNNPSPFTFTGTVSYIVGTGNVAIIDPGPDDEAHAAALLDAVRGETVSHIFVTHTHRDHSPNTPRIKQATGAPVYAEGPHRASRPRFESEKHNPESGSDRDFVPDVRIAHGDVVEGAGWRLEAVATPGHTANHLAFAWPERKFSFVGDHVMGWSTSIVAPPDGSMIDYMESLDRLAAREEDLYFSGHGPEIPEGQRFVRFLIRHRKAREASILHRLAKGETDIPNMVRAIYIGIDPRLTTAAGYSVLAHLEDLVARGVVATDGDPVIGGTYRMANG from the coding sequence ATGTCCGACAACGACGACGTCCCGTTCAACCGCAACTTTCCGCTTCACCCAGGCGTCGTCGAGGAAGTCCGCCCCGGTGTGCGGCGGGTGCTCTGTAACAATCCGAGCCCGTTCACCTTTACTGGTACCGTCAGCTACATCGTAGGCACCGGCAACGTCGCGATCATCGATCCCGGTCCCGACGACGAGGCTCATGCGGCCGCACTGCTCGATGCCGTGCGCGGCGAGACGGTGAGCCATATCTTCGTCACCCACACCCACCGCGACCACTCGCCCAATACACCGCGCATCAAGCAGGCGACCGGTGCGCCGGTCTATGCCGAGGGCCCGCACCGCGCCTCGCGCCCGCGCTTTGAGAGCGAGAAGCATAATCCGGAATCCGGCTCCGATCGCGACTTCGTCCCCGATGTCAGGATCGCCCATGGGGATGTCGTCGAAGGCGCCGGCTGGCGGCTCGAGGCCGTGGCCACGCCCGGTCACACCGCCAACCATCTCGCCTTTGCCTGGCCCGAGCGAAAGTTCAGCTTCGTCGGCGATCACGTCATGGGCTGGTCGACCTCGATCGTGGCGCCGCCCGACGGCTCGATGATCGACTACATGGAATCGCTCGACCGGCTCGCTGCGCGCGAGGAGGACCTGTATTTCTCCGGCCATGGCCCGGAGATCCCGGAGGGCCAGCGTTTCGTGCGTTTCCTGATCCGCCATCGCAAGGCGCGCGAGGCCTCGATCCTGCACCGCCTCGCCAAGGGAGAGACCGACATCCCGAACATGGTGCGCGCGATCTATATCGGCATCGATCCGCGGTTGACGACGGCCGCCGGCTATTCCGTGCTGGCGCATCTGGAGGACCTCGTCGCACGCGGCGTTGTCGCGACGGACGGCGATCCCGTGATCGGGGGGACGTACCGGATGGCGAACGGCTAG
- a CDS encoding RT0821/Lpp0805 family surface protein has product MTMILIGLGAGGCSLSRTDTNAYAKADDNDLTGSIARPAKDAPPTETDLAFARNAASDVLSKGDKDASQHWENPETGARGSVTPIAQSYAAEDGRKCRDFLASYVNGTTESWLQGAGCQSSRGRWEIHTLKPWRS; this is encoded by the coding sequence ATGACGATGATTTTGATCGGGCTCGGCGCCGGCGGCTGCAGTCTGTCCCGCACCGACACCAATGCCTATGCCAAGGCCGACGACAACGATCTCACCGGTTCGATCGCGCGGCCGGCGAAGGACGCCCCGCCGACCGAGACCGATCTCGCCTTCGCCCGCAACGCCGCCTCCGACGTGCTGAGCAAGGGCGACAAGGATGCCAGCCAGCACTGGGAGAATCCGGAAACCGGCGCGCGCGGCTCGGTGACGCCGATCGCGCAATCCTACGCCGCCGAGGATGGCCGCAAGTGCCGTGATTTCCTCGCGAGCTACGTCAACGGGACGACCGAAAGCTGGCTCCAGGGCGCCGGCTGCCAAAGCAGCCGTGGCCGTTGGGAGATTCATACGCTAAAGCCGTGGCGGAGCTGA
- a CDS encoding magnesium transporter CorA family protein yields MFSVFVPTDSTLKKAVVDDLAAVPEHAVWVDLVNPTAAEDKAVERLLGIAIPTREDMQEIEISSRLYIENSARYMTATLMCHSDTDMPRTTAVTFILGDHRLVTVRYDQPKPFALVEAKLARTCAPAITGEMVLMELLDAVIDRCADILERCGMEIDQVSHDIFEPESERHGHAKQYSQILISIGRKGDLTSKVRESLVSIGRVVTFLSAVVEGVKWSKDMREQLKTMQRDVASLTDHASYLSSKITFVLDAMLGVVNLEQNNIIKLFSVMAVVLMPPTLIASIYGMNFKSMPELEWTHGYPFALVLMVIAAIVPYWIFKWKKWL; encoded by the coding sequence ATGTTTTCTGTGTTCGTTCCCACCGACTCCACCCTGAAGAAGGCCGTTGTCGACGATCTCGCGGCCGTGCCGGAGCACGCGGTGTGGGTCGACCTGGTCAACCCGACCGCGGCCGAGGACAAGGCCGTGGAACGGCTGCTGGGGATCGCGATCCCGACCCGGGAGGACATGCAGGAGATCGAGATCTCCAGCCGCCTCTACATCGAGAACAGCGCGCGCTACATGACCGCGACCCTGATGTGCCATTCCGACACCGACATGCCCCGGACCACGGCGGTGACCTTCATCCTCGGCGACCATCGCCTGGTCACGGTGCGCTACGACCAGCCCAAGCCGTTCGCCCTGGTCGAGGCCAAGCTGGCCCGCACCTGCGCCCCCGCGATCACCGGCGAAATGGTGCTGATGGAACTGCTGGACGCCGTGATCGACCGCTGCGCCGACATTCTGGAACGCTGCGGCATGGAGATCGACCAGGTCAGCCACGACATCTTCGAGCCCGAGAGCGAGCGCCACGGCCACGCCAAGCAATATTCGCAGATCCTGATCTCGATCGGACGCAAGGGTGATCTGACCTCCAAGGTTCGCGAGAGCCTGGTGTCGATCGGCCGCGTCGTCACCTTCCTCTCGGCGGTGGTGGAGGGCGTGAAATGGTCGAAGGACATGCGCGAGCAGCTCAAGACCATGCAGCGCGACGTCGCCTCGCTGACCGACCACGCCTCCTATCTCTCCAGCAAGATCACCTTCGTGCTCGATGCCATGCTCGGCGTCGTCAATCTCGAGCAGAACAACATCATCAAGCTGTTTTCGGTCATGGCTGTTGTCCTGATGCCGCCGACGCTGATCGCATCGATCTACGGCATGAACTTCAAGTCGATGCCGGAACTCGAATGGACGCACGGCTATCCGTTTGCGCTCGTGCTGATGGTGATCGCGGCGATCGTGCCGTACTGGATCTTCAAGTGGAAGAAGTGGCTTTGA
- a CDS encoding extensin family protein → MSFSLPDFRRKWSYRGNMSAGAAMVTAALGLLVLADRVEARNYAAPLDIFGLGTPRPRASTHSARMPLRIPLPKPRPEDAPKATDEAAPEADGKPSPDKPSPDKPGKPAEAAPPPEKQLSACRLALTEEIAVAPSIPDIHGPGACGGEDLVRLEAIVLPDKRKVAVKPAAILRCTMASAIANWVRTDMVPLAASLGSTITDLDNFDSFECRGRNRIVGAMLSEHGKANALDVRALKLANGQSIGLTDRTMSRDVRERVLHSVCSRFSTVLGPGSDWYHEDHIHLDLAQRRNDYRICQWNVWDPLPQVAPLLPAERPEEAPPREVAAKSEGTKEGAKDEPKDGADDQESAKPAAPADKPAANSSKSKPTTKKRR, encoded by the coding sequence ATGAGTTTTAGCCTGCCGGACTTTCGCCGCAAATGGTCTTATCGCGGCAATATGTCCGCCGGCGCGGCAATGGTTACCGCTGCGCTCGGGCTACTTGTGCTCGCCGATCGCGTGGAGGCGCGAAACTATGCTGCGCCGCTCGATATCTTTGGTCTTGGTACACCACGGCCGCGCGCGAGCACTCATTCCGCCAGGATGCCGCTTAGGATACCGCTACCAAAGCCTCGGCCTGAGGACGCTCCCAAAGCAACGGACGAGGCGGCGCCTGAGGCCGACGGCAAGCCTTCGCCTGACAAGCCTTCCCCGGATAAACCCGGCAAACCCGCCGAGGCGGCTCCGCCGCCCGAGAAGCAGCTCTCGGCCTGCCGTCTCGCGCTCACCGAGGAGATCGCGGTCGCGCCGTCCATTCCCGATATCCATGGCCCCGGCGCCTGCGGCGGGGAGGATCTGGTGCGGCTGGAGGCGATCGTGCTGCCGGACAAGCGCAAGGTCGCCGTCAAGCCGGCGGCAATCCTCCGCTGCACCATGGCATCAGCAATCGCCAATTGGGTGCGCACCGACATGGTGCCGCTGGCCGCGAGCCTCGGCTCGACCATCACCGACCTCGACAATTTCGACAGTTTCGAGTGCCGCGGCCGTAATCGCATCGTCGGTGCGATGCTGTCCGAGCACGGCAAGGCCAACGCACTCGACGTGCGCGCGCTCAAGCTTGCCAACGGCCAGTCGATCGGCCTGACCGACCGCACCATGTCGCGCGACGTGCGCGAGCGCGTGCTGCATTCGGTCTGCTCGCGCTTTTCCACGGTGCTCGGCCCAGGCTCGGACTGGTACCACGAGGACCATATCCACCTTGACCTCGCGCAGCGGCGCAACGATTACCGGATCTGTCAGTGGAACGTCTGGGATCCCTTGCCCCAGGTCGCGCCCCTGCTGCCGGCCGAGCGCCCCGAGGAGGCGCCGCCGCGCGAGGTCGCGGCCAAATCCGAGGGGACCAAGGAGGGGGCCAAGGATGAGCCCAAGGACGGCGCCGACGATCAGGAGAGCGCGAAGCCTGCCGCGCCGGCGGATAAGCCAGCGGCCAACTCCAGCAAGAGCAAGCCGACAACAAAAAAGCGCCGGTAA
- a CDS encoding anti-sigma factor → MNDRNIPVTEDELHAFVDGELPTERRADIEAWLAAHPDDAERVQSWRAMAEMLHARYDGVAQEPVPARLELERLERRPRQWLYGAVAAALVAFVAGGTAGWVAHGAANAPSTFQSFTADALDAHRLYVVEVRHPVEVGGNERDHLQAWLTRRCGWTVFAPNLEASGLKLVGGRLLPGPNGPASFLMYEGASGERYTIYTAKTETGATQMRYARTDKDGALFWAERGVGYVVSGGGADRDRLTKVAQAVYDQAEKNGG, encoded by the coding sequence ATGAACGACCGCAATATTCCAGTGACCGAAGACGAATTGCACGCCTTTGTCGATGGCGAGCTGCCGACCGAGCGCCGCGCCGACATCGAGGCCTGGCTTGCCGCCCATCCCGACGATGCCGAGCGGGTGCAGTCCTGGCGCGCCATGGCCGAGATGCTGCATGCCCGCTACGACGGCGTCGCCCAGGAGCCGGTGCCGGCCCGGCTGGAGCTCGAACGGCTGGAGCGCCGTCCGCGGCAATGGCTCTATGGCGCGGTTGCGGCCGCGCTGGTCGCTTTCGTCGCCGGCGGCACGGCCGGCTGGGTGGCGCATGGCGCCGCCAACGCGCCCTCGACCTTCCAGAGCTTTACGGCGGATGCGCTCGATGCCCATCGCCTCTATGTCGTCGAGGTCCGCCATCCGGTCGAGGTCGGCGGCAACGAGCGCGACCACCTCCAGGCCTGGCTGACCCGGCGCTGCGGCTGGACCGTGTTCGCCCCCAATCTGGAGGCGAGTGGACTGAAACTGGTCGGCGGCCGGCTGCTGCCGGGGCCGAACGGGCCGGCGTCCTTCCTGATGTATGAGGGCGCCTCGGGCGAGCGCTACACGATCTACACCGCCAAGACCGAGACCGGCGCGACGCAGATGCGATACGCCAGGACGGACAAGGACGGAGCGCTGTTCTGGGCCGAGCGCGGCGTCGGCTACGTCGTCAGCGGCGGCGGCGCCGACCGCGACCGGCTGACCAAGGTTGCGCAGGCGGTGTACGACCAAGCAGAGAAAAACGGCGGCTGA
- a CDS encoding fatty-acid--CoA ligase — protein sequence MLGLMQDWPLLCHRIIEHAAKIHGKQEVVTRSVEGPIHRTTYAEIHQRALKVSQMLERDGIKLGDRVATIAWNTWRHLEVWYGIMGIGAICHTVNPRLFPEQIAWIINHAQDRIVMVDLTFVPVLEKLADKLPSVERYVILTDKAHMPETTLKNVVAYEDWIAEADGKFKWKDFDENTAAAMCYTSGTTGDPKGVLYSHRSNVLHALMANNVDALGTSASETMLPVVPLFHANSWGIAFSAPSQGTKLVMPGPKLDGASVYELLSTEKVTHTAGVPTVWLMLLQHMTANNLNLPELKMVICGGSAMPRSMIKAFLDMGSNVRHAWGMTEMSPIGSVSALKPPFQNATGDARLDVLQMQGYAPFAVEMKITDDAGKELPWDGKTFGRLKVSGPAVAKAYFRLDANILDEEGFFDTGDVATIDEGGYMRITDRSKDVIKSGGEWISSIDLENLAVGHPAVAEAAVIGVFHPKWDERPLLIVQLKQGQQATRDDILKYMDGKIAKWWMPDDVAFVDGIPHTATGKILKTALRDQFKEYRFPNAAA from the coding sequence ATGCTCGGCTTGATGCAAGATTGGCCCCTGCTCTGCCACCGGATCATCGAACACGCCGCCAAGATTCATGGCAAGCAGGAGGTCGTGACGCGATCGGTCGAGGGACCGATCCATCGCACCACCTACGCCGAAATCCACCAGCGCGCGCTCAAGGTCTCGCAGATGCTGGAGCGCGACGGCATCAAGCTCGGCGACCGCGTCGCCACGATCGCCTGGAACACCTGGCGCCATCTCGAGGTCTGGTACGGCATCATGGGCATCGGCGCCATCTGCCATACCGTCAATCCCCGGCTTTTCCCCGAGCAGATCGCCTGGATCATCAACCATGCACAGGATCGCATCGTGATGGTCGACCTGACCTTCGTGCCGGTGCTGGAGAAGCTCGCCGACAAACTTCCGAGCGTCGAACGGTACGTCATCCTCACCGACAAGGCGCATATGCCCGAGACCACGTTGAAGAACGTCGTGGCCTACGAGGACTGGATCGCCGAGGCCGACGGCAAATTCAAATGGAAGGACTTTGACGAGAACACGGCGGCAGCGATGTGCTACACGTCCGGCACCACGGGCGATCCAAAGGGTGTGCTGTATTCGCATCGCTCCAACGTGCTGCATGCGCTGATGGCCAACAATGTCGACGCGCTCGGCACCAGCGCCTCGGAGACAATGCTGCCGGTGGTGCCGCTGTTCCATGCCAACAGCTGGGGCATCGCCTTCTCTGCGCCCTCGCAGGGCACCAAGCTGGTGATGCCAGGCCCCAAGCTCGACGGCGCCTCGGTCTACGAGCTGCTCTCCACCGAGAAGGTGACGCACACCGCCGGCGTGCCGACGGTGTGGCTGATGCTGCTCCAGCACATGACCGCCAATAATCTGAACCTGCCGGAGCTGAAGATGGTGATCTGCGGCGGATCGGCGATGCCGCGCTCGATGATCAAGGCCTTCCTCGACATGGGCTCGAACGTCCGTCACGCCTGGGGCATGACCGAGATGAGCCCGATCGGCAGCGTCTCGGCGCTCAAGCCGCCGTTCCAGAACGCGACCGGCGATGCGCGGCTCGACGTGCTGCAGATGCAGGGCTACGCGCCCTTCGCGGTCGAAATGAAGATCACCGACGATGCCGGCAAGGAGCTGCCCTGGGACGGCAAGACCTTTGGCCGCCTCAAGGTCTCCGGCCCCGCGGTGGCCAAGGCCTATTTCCGTCTCGATGCCAACATCCTCGATGAGGAGGGCTTCTTCGACACCGGCGACGTCGCGACCATCGACGAGGGCGGTTACATGCGGATCACCGACCGCTCCAAGGACGTGATCAAGTCCGGCGGCGAGTGGATTTCCTCGATCGACCTCGAGAACCTCGCGGTCGGCCATCCGGCCGTGGCGGAGGCCGCCGTCATCGGCGTCTTCCACCCCAAATGGGACGAGCGGCCGCTGTTGATCGTGCAGCTCAAGCAGGGCCAGCAGGCCACGCGTGACGACATCCTGAAGTACATGGACGGCAAGATCGCCAAATGGTGGATGCCCGACGACGTCGCTTTCGTCGACGGCATCCCGCACACCGCGACCGGCAAGATCCTGAAGACCGCGCTGCGCGACCAGTTCAAGGAATATCGTTTCCCGAACGCGGCGGCGTAA
- a CDS encoding L,D-transpeptidase has translation MSSLKVMLGILAAGFTLSGCMQATHFEATNTQNFKPKDKELLAKIRYENTPVAEPFRRAIVDYHRKESPGSIVVDSDNHYLYYVMDGGKAIRYGITVGEEAMAWSGIAKVGSMTEWPAWHPTPGEISRLGVPTYVAPGPDNPMGSRAMYLYSGGKDTLFRIHGTNQPEYIGASISSGCIRLTNEDAIDLYSRVKVGTIVVVLEPKHGDSPYNSRLALQGGGSQTSNY, from the coding sequence ATGTCGTCGCTGAAAGTTATGTTGGGAATTCTGGCCGCCGGCTTCACGCTGTCGGGCTGCATGCAGGCTACGCATTTCGAAGCCACCAACACCCAGAATTTCAAGCCGAAGGACAAGGAACTCCTTGCCAAGATCCGGTACGAGAATACGCCGGTGGCAGAGCCGTTCCGTCGCGCCATCGTCGACTATCACCGCAAGGAGTCGCCGGGTTCGATCGTGGTCGATTCCGACAACCACTACCTCTATTACGTGATGGATGGCGGCAAGGCGATCCGCTACGGCATCACCGTCGGCGAAGAAGCCATGGCTTGGTCCGGCATCGCCAAGGTCGGCAGCATGACCGAATGGCCGGCCTGGCACCCGACCCCGGGCGAGATCTCGCGCCTTGGCGTTCCGACCTACGTCGCCCCCGGTCCGGACAATCCGATGGGCTCGCGCGCGATGTACCTGTATTCGGGCGGCAAGGACACGCTGTTCCGCATTCACGGCACCAACCAGCCGGAATATATCGGCGCTTCGATCTCGTCGGGCTGCATCCGCCTGACCAACGAGGACGCAATCGACCTCTACAGCCGCGTCAAGGTCGGCACCATCGTCGTGGTGCTTGAGCCGAAGCACGGCGACTCGCCCTATAATTCGCGCCTCGCGCTGCAGGGCGGCGGTTCTCAGACCAGCAACTACTGA
- a CDS encoding J domain-containing protein: MRDPYEVLGVPRSANAAAIKSAYRKLAKKHHPDSNKDDPKAAERFSEINSANEIIGDEDKRKQFDRGEIDAEGKPRFQGFPGGGGPRGRAGPGGFESYNFRGGGAGPGQGAGAFEDILNSMFGGGMRGARPGAGGGAQFEFDTGGVGIDLDVNVAMSVSLEESVKGGEKRVRLPNGKELNVKIPAGVVEGQQIRLRGQGETAQGHPPGDLLITIGIAPHPFFKIEGADLRIDLPVTLYEAVLGGKVRVPTLGNAVELSVPKNTSSGRTFRLKGKGLPKSGGTGDLFVTIRIMLPDGNDAELEALMEKWRDQHPYNPRSGLG, translated from the coding sequence ATGCGCGACCCCTATGAGGTCTTGGGGGTGCCGCGGAGCGCCAACGCTGCCGCGATCAAGAGCGCCTATCGCAAGCTGGCCAAGAAGCATCATCCCGACAGCAACAAGGATGATCCCAAGGCCGCCGAGCGCTTCTCCGAGATCAATTCGGCCAACGAGATCATCGGCGACGAGGACAAGCGCAAGCAGTTCGACCGCGGCGAGATCGATGCCGAGGGCAAGCCGCGCTTCCAGGGCTTTCCGGGCGGCGGCGGCCCACGCGGTCGCGCGGGTCCCGGCGGATTCGAGAGCTACAATTTCCGTGGCGGCGGGGCAGGCCCCGGCCAGGGCGCGGGCGCGTTCGAGGATATCCTCAACAGCATGTTCGGCGGCGGGATGCGCGGCGCGCGCCCCGGGGCCGGTGGCGGTGCCCAGTTCGAATTCGACACCGGCGGGGTCGGGATCGATCTCGACGTCAACGTCGCGATGTCCGTCTCGCTGGAAGAATCGGTCAAGGGCGGCGAGAAGCGCGTCCGGCTGCCGAACGGCAAGGAACTCAACGTCAAGATTCCGGCGGGAGTCGTCGAGGGCCAGCAGATCCGGCTGCGCGGCCAGGGCGAGACCGCGCAAGGACATCCGCCCGGCGATCTCCTGATCACCATCGGCATCGCGCCGCACCCGTTCTTCAAGATCGAGGGTGCCGACTTGCGGATCGACCTGCCGGTCACGCTCTACGAGGCTGTGCTCGGTGGCAAGGTCCGCGTGCCCACGCTCGGCAATGCGGTGGAATTGTCGGTTCCGAAAAACACCTCCAGCGGCCGGACCTTCCGCCTCAAAGGTAAGGGCTTGCCGAAATCCGGCGGGACCGGGGATCTCTTCGTTACGATCAGGATTATGCTACCGGACGGGAACGACGCCGAGCTTGAAGCATTGATGGAGAAGTGGCGGGACCAACACCCCTACAATCCACGTAGCGGGCTTGGTTAG